A portion of the Cellulophaga algicola DSM 14237 genome contains these proteins:
- a CDS encoding DUF4280 domain-containing protein, whose protein sequence is MGVLIQPEDGGTFEYIKDGATMICDKGSAPCQIKATKKVLTHNGVYSCSTIDKNPIVNTIDFAVCSITQKPCKGCISLLEWVDFKKDVSIEGKNALIDKTFINCAMGGKVQFLNSGQ, encoded by the coding sequence ATGGGAGTACTAATACAACCAGAGGACGGCGGAACTTTTGAATATATAAAGGATGGCGCAACAATGATTTGCGACAAAGGAAGTGCGCCTTGCCAAATAAAGGCAACTAAAAAAGTATTGACACACAACGGTGTTTATTCTTGTTCCACCATTGACAAAAACCCAATTGTAAACACCATTGATTTTGCGGTTTGCTCAATTACCCAAAAACCATGCAAAGGCTGTATCTCACTTTTGGAATGGGTTGATTTTAAAAAAGACGTATCCATTGAAGGGAAAAACGCACTAATTGACAAAACATTCATAAATTGTGCAATGGGTGGCAAAGTCCAATTTTTAAATTCGGGGCAATGA
- a CDS encoding IS3 family transposase (programmed frameshift), with the protein MAKKYDNEFKVMIVELLNSGIKTKQISEDYDLSLSMIGRWRREYKLKSGDFSKKKELSIEAQELKALKKELKNVTMERDNLKKGGKHLLQERLVIYQFILKNVDIYPVEKVCKSMKVSKNSYYHWLKNKDVVVSKTATAFLKERIKIIFEQSREIYGSYRIKKKLEREGLFYSRSYIGLLMKELGVRSVLKRKFVVTTDANHSYLVAKNELNRDFCSFKLGEKWVSDITYIRVNDDWNYLTTIIDLADRKVVGWSLSEDMTTQNTVMKAWIDARKARNISNNLIFHSDRGVQYASNKITSICDYNLKITQSMSRKGNCWDNAVAESFFKTIKYEWLYRFKYTSYKQLYESLENYIYWYNTERLHSSLGYLSPLEMELKMRGFIKNVA; encoded by the exons ATGGCAAAAAAGTATGACAATGAATTTAAAGTGATGATAGTAGAACTATTAAATTCAGGAATTAAGACGAAACAAATTAGTGAGGACTATGACTTAAGTTTAAGTATGATTGGTCGTTGGAGACGAGAATACAAGCTAAAATCTGGAGATTTTTCAAAGAAGAAGGAACTCTCTATTGAAGCTCAAGAACTTAAAGCTTTAAAGAAGGAATTGAAGAATGTAACTATGGAACGTGACA ATCTTAAAAAAGGCGGTAAGCATCTTCTCCAAGAACGACTTGTAATATATCAATTCATTTTAAAAAATGTTGATATCTATCCAGTTGAGAAGGTGTGTAAATCAATGAAAGTTAGTAAAAATTCTTATTATCATTGGCTTAAAAACAAAGATGTTGTAGTTTCCAAAACTGCTACAGCGTTTCTAAAAGAAAGAATCAAAATTATTTTTGAGCAAAGTAGAGAGATTTATGGCAGCTATAGGATTAAAAAAAAGTTAGAACGAGAAGGTCTATTTTATTCCCGTTCTTACATCGGATTATTAATGAAAGAACTGGGAGTAAGAAGTGTTTTAAAGAGAAAATTTGTAGTCACAACAGATGCTAATCACAGTTATTTAGTTGCTAAAAATGAGCTAAATAGAGACTTTTGTAGTTTTAAATTAGGTGAGAAATGGGTGTCTGATATTACTTATATTCGAGTTAATGATGATTGGAACTATTTAACAACCATCATAGATCTTGCTGACCGAAAAGTTGTTGGTTGGTCTTTAAGTGAAGATATGACCACTCAAAATACCGTAATGAAAGCTTGGATTGATGCCAGAAAAGCAAGAAATATTAGCAATAATCTTATTTTTCACTCTGATAGAGGTGTCCAGTATGCATCAAACAAAATAACCAGTATTTGCGATTATAATCTTAAAATAACTCAAAGTATGAGTAGAAAAGGTAATTGCTGGGACAATGCGGTAGCTGAAAGTTTTTTTAAAACAATTAAATACGAGTGGCTGTATCGTTTTAAGTATACATCGTATAAACAGTTATATGAGTCTCTTGAGAACTATATTTACTGGTATAATACTGAAAGATTACATTCTAGTTTAGGATATCTCTCACCTCTAGAAATGGAACTAAAAATGAGAGGGTTTATTAAAAATGTAGCTTAA
- a CDS encoding type I restriction endonuclease subunit R, with amino-acid sequence MTKVGSIERVTQNRVVKLFQEELGYTYLGDWQDRENNSNIEEELLTNYLTRKEYSTVQISRAIFELKDTANNFNDSLYTTNKNVYKQLRYGIKVKADASSHFETVQLIDWDKFADNDFAIAEEVTIKGNKTKRPDIVIYINGIALGIIELKRSSVTINDGIRQNITNQQDQFIQSFFATTQYLFAGNDTEGLRYGTINTAEKYYLKWKEDVADNSRNLLDKYILKMCDKKRFIELLYDFVLFDGGVKKLPRVHQYFGIKEAQKYVNNYEGGIIWHTQGSGKSIVMVWLAKWILENKPKARVVILTDRDELDKQIEAVFTDADETIYRTSSGKDLMSQLGQANPRLLCSLVHKFGKKDVGNFNKFIKELESEPPHTVGEIFVFVDECHRTQSGKLHRTMKAMMPTAVFIGFTGTPLLKKDKQTSLEIFGKYIHTYKFNEGVEDKVILDLIYEARDIDQKLSSPKRIDEWFAAKTKGLNDFQKMEIKKKWGTMQKVLSSSSRMSKVVTDIIFDFSTKARLNTETGNAILVASSIYEACRYYELFLKTLLKNKCAIVTSYSPHTSDITTEDTGASTETEKEFMYNLYKDLLGTKSTEQYEDWAKNKFKKEPANMKILVVVSKLLTGFDAPSCTYLYIDKSMQDHGLFQAITRVNRLDSPDKEFGYIVDYKDLFKKLVNEEGSGALQVYTNELDYDNFEATDIDIMLQDRLEKGKERLDNALEEISLLCEPVEAPKDRMAYIRYFCGNTEIKEELKARETQRTALYKKAVALIRAYANIADEMEEAGYTVSETVKIKKELDHYLKLREDIRIASGEVLDLKTYEADMRHLIDTYIQSEDPEKISPFTDMSLLDIINSEGITEAIENLPKDLRSSNEAVAETIENNVRKKIIKEHLIDPAFFEQMSKLLAALIKERKEKAISYEEYLQKIAELAKQVSDGKNEETPDVLVTVAQRALYNNLGKDETLALRIDTAVKNTKRDSWRGNLAKEREVKAEIYKQLSSYVVDTGIDIANEDPAPYGMENKVERLFDIIKEQQEY; translated from the coding sequence ATGACAAAAGTAGGCAGTATAGAAAGAGTCACACAAAACCGTGTAGTAAAACTATTTCAAGAAGAATTAGGCTATACCTATTTAGGTGATTGGCAAGACAGAGAGAACAATAGCAATATTGAAGAAGAACTCTTAACCAATTATCTTACTCGTAAAGAGTATTCTACGGTTCAGATAAGCAGAGCCATTTTTGAATTAAAAGATACTGCCAATAATTTTAATGATAGCCTATACACTACTAACAAAAATGTATATAAACAATTGCGTTATGGTATTAAAGTAAAGGCAGATGCAAGTAGCCATTTTGAAACCGTACAATTAATAGATTGGGATAAATTTGCTGACAATGATTTTGCTATTGCAGAAGAAGTAACCATAAAAGGCAATAAAACCAAACGACCAGATATTGTAATTTACATAAATGGTATTGCTTTGGGTATTATAGAACTTAAAAGAAGTAGTGTAACTATCAATGATGGTATTCGCCAAAACATTACCAACCAACAAGACCAATTTATACAATCATTTTTTGCCACCACACAATACCTTTTTGCAGGAAACGACACAGAAGGTTTACGTTATGGAACAATTAATACAGCAGAAAAGTATTATCTAAAGTGGAAAGAAGATGTAGCAGATAATAGTAGAAATCTATTAGATAAGTACATTCTAAAAATGTGTGATAAAAAACGTTTTATAGAATTATTATACGATTTTGTATTGTTTGATGGTGGTGTAAAAAAACTACCAAGAGTACACCAATATTTTGGAATAAAAGAAGCTCAAAAATATGTAAATAATTATGAAGGTGGTATCATTTGGCATACACAAGGTAGCGGTAAAAGTATTGTAATGGTGTGGCTTGCCAAATGGATATTAGAAAACAAACCAAAGGCAAGAGTAGTAATATTAACCGATAGAGATGAACTGGATAAGCAAATAGAAGCTGTTTTTACAGATGCAGACGAAACCATATACCGTACCAGTAGTGGTAAAGATTTAATGAGCCAATTGGGACAAGCAAACCCAAGGTTACTCTGTTCTTTGGTTCATAAATTCGGCAAAAAAGATGTTGGTAACTTCAATAAATTTATAAAAGAATTAGAAAGCGAGCCACCACATACCGTAGGCGAAATATTTGTATTTGTAGATGAATGTCACCGTACGCAAAGCGGGAAATTGCACAGAACAATGAAAGCAATGATGCCAACTGCGGTATTTATAGGTTTTACAGGTACTCCATTACTTAAAAAAGACAAACAAACAAGTTTAGAAATTTTCGGGAAATATATTCATACCTACAAATTTAATGAAGGTGTAGAAGATAAAGTGATTTTAGATTTGATTTATGAAGCAAGAGATATAGACCAAAAACTAAGTTCTCCAAAACGAATAGATGAATGGTTTGCAGCCAAAACTAAAGGCTTGAATGATTTTCAGAAAATGGAAATCAAAAAGAAATGGGGAACAATGCAAAAAGTCTTGAGCAGTAGTTCTCGAATGAGCAAAGTTGTAACCGATATTATATTTGACTTTAGCACAAAAGCAAGATTAAATACAGAGACAGGAAACGCTATTTTGGTGGCAAGTTCTATTTATGAAGCGTGTAGGTATTATGAGTTATTCTTAAAAACACTTTTAAAAAACAAGTGTGCCATAGTAACTTCATACAGCCCACATACAAGTGATATAACAACAGAAGATACAGGAGCAAGTACCGAAACCGAAAAAGAATTTATGTACAATCTGTACAAAGATTTGTTAGGTACAAAATCTACTGAACAATATGAAGATTGGGCAAAAAACAAGTTTAAAAAAGAACCTGCCAATATGAAAATATTGGTGGTAGTTTCAAAACTATTAACAGGTTTTGATGCACCAAGTTGCACCTATTTATATATTGATAAGTCAATGCAAGACCACGGTTTATTTCAAGCCATAACACGTGTAAATCGTTTAGACAGTCCAGATAAAGAATTTGGGTATATAGTCGATTATAAAGATTTATTTAAGAAACTGGTCAATGAAGAAGGTTCAGGAGCATTACAGGTATATACCAACGAATTGGATTATGACAATTTTGAAGCAACCGATATTGATATAATGCTTCAAGATAGATTAGAGAAAGGAAAAGAACGCTTAGATAATGCCTTAGAGGAAATATCTTTGCTTTGCGAACCCGTAGAAGCTCCAAAAGATAGAATGGCATACATTCGCTATTTCTGTGGAAATACAGAGATAAAAGAAGAGCTAAAAGCAAGAGAAACCCAACGAACGGCTTTATACAAAAAAGCAGTTGCCTTAATTCGTGCTTATGCTAATATAGCTGACGAAATGGAAGAAGCAGGTTATACCGTTTCTGAAACCGTTAAAATCAAAAAAGAATTAGACCACTATCTTAAATTACGTGAAGATATAAGAATTGCAAGTGGTGAAGTCTTGGATTTAAAAACCTATGAAGCAGATATGCGACACTTGATAGATACGTATATCCAATCAGAAGACCCTGAAAAGATATCGCCTTTTACAGATATGTCTTTATTAGATATTATTAATAGTGAAGGAATTACAGAAGCCATTGAAAACTTGCCAAAAGATTTAAGAAGTAGCAATGAAGCAGTTGCCGAAACTATTGAAAACAATGTTAGAAAAAAGATAATTAAAGAACATTTGATTGACCCTGCATTTTTTGAGCAGATGTCTAAATTATTGGCAGCACTAATAAAAGAGCGAAAAGAGAAAGCCATTAGCTATGAAGAATACCTTCAAAAAATTGCTGAATTAGCAAAACAAGTTAGTGATGGGAAAAATGAAGAAACACCTGATGTCTTAGTAACGGTTGCACAAAGAGCTTTATACAATAACTTAGGAAAAGATGAAACTTTGGCGTTAAGAATTGATACTGCTGTAAAAAATACAAAAAGAGATAGTTGGAGAGGAAACTTGGCTAAAGAAAGAGAGGTGAAAGCGGAAATTTATAAGCAACTTTCTTCTTATGTAGTAGATACAGGTATTGACATTGCAAATGAAGATCCAGCACCATATGGTATGGAGAATAAAGTGGAACGTCTTTTTGATATAATTAAAGAACAACAAGAATACTAA
- a CDS encoding helix-turn-helix domain-containing protein, with protein MNRIKEVLKDKGISQTWLADKMGKSYNTINEYARNKRQPSIEVLFKIAEILNMEAKELIEKRDIKK; from the coding sequence ATGAACCGAATAAAGGAAGTTCTTAAAGACAAAGGAATTAGTCAAACTTGGCTTGCCGACAAAATGGGCAAAAGCTATAATACGATTAATGAATATGCTCGTAACAAAAGACAACCGAGTATTGAAGTACTTTTTAAGATAGCTGAAATATTAAATATGGAAGCAAAAGAATTAATTGAAAAACGAGATATAAAAAAATAA
- a CDS encoding type I restriction-modification system subunit M, with the protein MAIKKSELYSSLWESCDALRGSMDASQYKDYVLVMLFIKYISDKWAGQPYAPITIPKGSSFADMTALKGSTDIGDQINKKILAPIAAANNLAKFPDFNDPTKLGSDKEMIDTLDALIGIFENPALDFSKNKADGDDILGDAYEFLMRHFATQSGKSKGQFYTPSEVSRTMASIIGINNVDTNSDITVYDPTCGSGSLLLKVGTEAKSKVTLYGQEKDATTAGLARMNMILHDNPTAEIKQGNTLSKPLFEDPKLEANLKTFDFVVANPPFSDKRWSNGLTLPDDKYNRFADYGIPPSKNGDYAFLLHIVRSLKRNGKGAIILPHGVLFRGNAESEIRTNLIKKGFIKGIIGLPANLFYGTGIPAAIIFIDKENAANRKGIFMIDAGKGFIKDGNKNRLREQDIRRITDVFAAQKEVKGFSRMVSIEDISKNEYNLNIPRYIDNQEKEDIQDIEAHLKGGIPIADIDDLSNFWEVYPTLRKSLFEKINDKYSNLTIENEQIKDEIYSHPEFERFITQMDSLFNGWKQKNTTVLKALDKGNKPKQVIANLAEDLLQTYHKKALIDKYNVYQLLLSYWNETMQDDCYIVSADGWVAETYRIYKENAKKKMVDKGWTCDLVPKELVINKYFETEKKGLEILETEKENAISTRTALEEEYNAEGNALFEVSKKAEALENLSEFMELALEKYFPSIYTKNEGFKEELEQISNQLSELNANDVIDHLKNSKGAITKKAITNQLALADPNSEEEKILNKWLNLTKKIASKKKELKTIVDTLDKNIATKTKEDPKQEYIAEIGIINQYLQLLEDETALKAKIKIAEKELDEKLYAKYPTLTETEVKQLVVDDKWTQTIESSIKGEIDHISQRLTNRIKELEERYATPLPQIDQDLTDLETKVNAHLTKMGFVWN; encoded by the coding sequence ATGGCAATAAAAAAATCGGAATTATACAGCAGCCTTTGGGAAAGTTGTGATGCACTAAGAGGAAGTATGGACGCAAGTCAATACAAAGATTACGTATTGGTAATGCTATTTATAAAATACATTAGCGATAAATGGGCAGGACAACCCTACGCACCAATTACAATTCCTAAAGGTTCAAGTTTTGCCGATATGACGGCTTTAAAAGGATCAACTGATATTGGCGACCAAATCAATAAAAAAATATTAGCACCAATTGCAGCAGCCAATAATTTGGCGAAATTCCCTGATTTCAATGACCCTACAAAATTAGGGAGTGATAAGGAAATGATTGACACCTTAGATGCATTGATAGGCATTTTTGAAAATCCTGCTTTGGACTTTAGTAAAAACAAAGCAGATGGTGATGATATTTTAGGAGATGCCTACGAATTTTTAATGCGTCATTTTGCTACGCAAAGTGGAAAAAGTAAAGGTCAATTTTATACACCTTCTGAAGTAAGTAGAACAATGGCAAGTATCATTGGAATAAATAATGTAGATACCAATTCAGATATTACCGTTTATGACCCTACTTGTGGTTCAGGTTCTTTATTGCTAAAAGTGGGAACAGAAGCAAAATCTAAGGTAACACTTTACGGACAAGAAAAAGATGCTACTACGGCAGGTTTGGCTCGTATGAATATGATTTTACACGACAATCCCACTGCTGAAATAAAACAAGGAAACACGCTATCTAAACCACTTTTTGAAGACCCAAAATTGGAAGCAAACTTAAAAACATTCGATTTTGTAGTTGCCAATCCTCCTTTTAGTGATAAAAGATGGAGTAACGGATTAACCTTGCCAGACGATAAGTACAATCGTTTTGCAGATTATGGTATTCCTCCTTCAAAAAATGGAGATTATGCTTTTTTACTGCACATTGTTCGTTCTTTAAAACGGAACGGAAAAGGAGCAATTATACTACCACACGGAGTTTTGTTTAGAGGGAATGCAGAATCCGAAATAAGAACCAATTTAATTAAAAAAGGTTTTATAAAAGGTATTATTGGCTTGCCTGCCAATTTGTTTTATGGTACTGGAATACCTGCTGCTATTATTTTTATAGACAAAGAAAATGCTGCCAATCGTAAAGGAATTTTTATGATTGATGCAGGTAAAGGTTTTATAAAAGACGGAAATAAAAATCGATTACGTGAACAAGACATTCGTAGAATTACAGATGTGTTTGCTGCACAAAAAGAGGTAAAAGGGTTTAGCCGTATGGTTTCTATTGAAGACATTTCCAAAAACGAATACAATCTTAATATTCCAAGATATATAGACAACCAAGAAAAAGAAGATATACAAGATATTGAAGCCCATTTAAAAGGCGGAATTCCAATAGCGGACATTGACGACTTATCTAACTTTTGGGAAGTGTACCCAACACTTAGAAAATCATTGTTTGAAAAAATAAACGATAAATACTCAAATCTTACTATTGAAAACGAACAGATAAAAGACGAAATATATTCGCACCCAGAGTTTGAAAGGTTTATAACCCAAATGGATAGTCTTTTTAATGGTTGGAAACAGAAAAACACTACCGTATTAAAAGCACTTGACAAAGGCAATAAACCCAAACAAGTAATTGCTAATCTAGCAGAAGACCTTTTACAAACTTATCACAAAAAAGCATTAATAGACAAATACAATGTGTATCAACTACTACTGTCTTACTGGAACGAAACTATGCAAGACGATTGCTATATTGTTTCGGCAGATGGCTGGGTAGCAGAAACCTATCGTATTTATAAAGAAAACGCCAAGAAAAAAATGGTAGACAAAGGTTGGACTTGCGACTTGGTACCAAAAGAATTAGTCATAAACAAGTATTTTGAAACAGAGAAAAAAGGGCTAGAAATCTTAGAAACTGAAAAAGAAAATGCCATAAGTACAAGAACTGCATTAGAAGAAGAATACAATGCAGAAGGCAATGCCTTATTTGAAGTAAGTAAAAAAGCAGAAGCATTAGAAAATCTATCTGAATTTATGGAGCTTGCTTTAGAAAAATATTTCCCTTCCATTTATACTAAAAATGAAGGTTTCAAAGAAGAGTTAGAGCAAATAAGCAACCAGCTTTCAGAACTAAATGCCAATGATGTCATAGATCACTTAAAAAACAGTAAAGGTGCTATTACCAAGAAAGCAATTACTAACCAACTTGCCTTAGCAGACCCAAATTCTGAAGAAGAGAAAATACTGAACAAATGGTTAAATCTTACTAAGAAAATAGCAAGTAAGAAAAAGGAACTTAAAACTATTGTAGACACTCTTGACAAGAATATTGCTACCAAAACAAAAGAAGATCCAAAACAAGAATATATTGCAGAGATTGGCATAATAAACCAATATTTACAACTGTTAGAAGATGAAACAGCCTTAAAAGCAAAAATAAAAATTGCTGAAAAAGAACTGGACGAAAAACTCTACGCCAAATACCCAACACTTACCGAAACAGAAGTAAAACAATTGGTAGTAGATGATAAATGGACGCAGACCATAGAATCAAGTATAAAAGGAGAAATAGACCACATTAGCCAACGCCTTACCAACCGCATAAAAGAACTGGAAGAACGCTATGCTACGCCTTTACCACAAATAGACCAAGACCTAACAGACTTGGAGACTAAAGTAAATGCTCACCTTACTAAAATGGGATTTGTATGGAATTAA
- the tssD gene encoding type VI secretion system tube protein TssD, which yields MVKAKLIIDGKEINVLWFTFGFNQGADRSGRPSQRPVFVGLKLIVETRKDLNLADWSFASNQKKQIEWTT from the coding sequence ATGGTAAAAGCAAAATTAATAATAGACGGAAAAGAAATAAACGTTTTGTGGTTTACTTTCGGGTTTAATCAAGGTGCAGATCGAAGCGGACGACCTTCACAAAGACCTGTTTTTGTTGGACTAAAATTAATTGTAGAAACTCGAAAAGACTTAAATCTTGCCGATTGGTCTTTTGCTTCAAATCAAAAAAAACAAATAGAATGGACTACCTAG
- the tssD gene encoding type VI secretion system tube protein TssD, whose protein sequence is MGGKTRKLYFYDCHLVGWKNDFSATGSNPMSETLEITCAGVEDSNSNGVYSAYWRETFKDSTNETQTVNKENILKVKTKIS, encoded by the coding sequence ATGGGAGGAAAAACTCGTAAACTATATTTTTATGATTGCCATCTTGTTGGTTGGAAAAACGATTTCTCTGCCACAGGTTCAAATCCAATGTCCGAAACTTTAGAAATCACTTGTGCTGGTGTTGAAGATTCTAATTCTAATGGAGTATATTCTGCATATTGGAGAGAAACTTTCAAAGACAGTACAAATGAAACTCAAACAGTCAATAAAGAGAATATATTAAAAGTAAAAACTAAAATATCTTAA
- a CDS encoding helix-turn-helix domain-containing protein encodes MDTKSWKDIKDNVYGKKGTERRDGLERDFESFKIGLLLRNAREEKNLTQEQLGELVDKKRTYISRVENNGSNLTLKTLYEIVEKGLGGKVTISIEV; translated from the coding sequence ATGGACACGAAAAGCTGGAAAGATATAAAGGACAACGTTTACGGAAAAAAAGGAACGGAACGCAGAGATGGACTCGAAAGAGATTTCGAATCTTTTAAAATTGGTCTGCTTTTACGAAACGCCCGGGAAGAGAAAAATTTGACGCAAGAGCAACTTGGCGAGCTGGTGGACAAAAAACGCACCTACATTTCAAGAGTTGAAAACAACGGAAGTAATTTGACCTTAAAAACGTTGTATGAAATTGTAGAAAAGGGACTGGGTGGAAAAGTTACTATCTCAATCGAGGTCTGA
- a CDS encoding restriction endonuclease subunit S, translated as MELIAGYKNTEIGIIPDEWEVKKQKEIVRYINGRAYSLHEWEKKGIPVVRLQNLTKKGGNFYYSNLNLPDYQYMNKGDLIFMWSASFGPYIWWGNKAIFHYHIWKLECKKGKAVKDFYYFKLLEITEELKKGTSGSTMLHLTKGFMENYLISVPPLPEQTAIANVLSDTDNLLQTLEKKIAKKRLIKQGAMQELLKPKEGWVVKSLGKVADIATGTTPPTRDLENYGNQFCFVSPADLGKEKYITKTVKNLSKKGFSVSRIFPKNSIMVTCIGSTIGKIGIASKVLTSNQQINAIFPNENFDSEFVYYHLSLNAKKIRLMASEQAVPMINKSEFSEVKINIPLLKSEQTKIATILSDMDTEIESLEKQLSKYKQVKQGLMQNLLTGKIRLV; from the coding sequence ATGGAATTAATAGCAGGTTATAAAAATACTGAAATTGGCATTATTCCTGATGAATGGGAAGTGAAAAAGCAAAAAGAAATTGTGCGATATATAAATGGACGTGCATATTCATTACACGAATGGGAAAAGAAAGGTATTCCTGTTGTTAGACTTCAAAACCTAACTAAGAAAGGTGGAAACTTTTATTATTCCAATTTAAATCTTCCCGATTATCAATATATGAATAAGGGTGATTTAATATTTATGTGGTCTGCTTCCTTTGGTCCTTATATTTGGTGGGGAAACAAAGCAATCTTTCATTACCATATTTGGAAATTGGAATGTAAAAAAGGAAAAGCAGTTAAGGACTTCTATTATTTTAAATTACTTGAAATAACTGAAGAATTAAAAAAAGGAACAAGTGGTTCAACTATGCTTCATTTAACTAAAGGTTTTATGGAGAATTATTTAATTTCTGTTCCACCACTACCAGAACAAACCGCAATAGCCAACGTACTATCCGACACAGACAACCTACTACAAACCCTTGAAAAAAAGATAGCAAAAAAACGTCTTATTAAACAAGGGGCTATGCAAGAGTTGCTAAAGCCTAAAGAGGGTTGGGTGGTGAAGAGTTTGGGGAAGGTTGCTGATATTGCTACTGGCACTACTCCTCCAACAAGAGATTTAGAGAATTATGGCAACCAATTTTGTTTTGTAAGTCCAGCAGACTTAGGAAAAGAAAAATATATAACAAAAACAGTTAAGAACTTATCAAAAAAAGGTTTTTCAGTCTCAAGAATTTTCCCAAAGAATAGTATTATGGTTACCTGTATTGGGTCAACAATTGGAAAAATTGGAATAGCCTCAAAAGTACTAACTTCAAATCAACAAATAAATGCAATCTTTCCAAATGAAAATTTTGATTCCGAGTTTGTATATTATCATTTAAGTTTGAATGCAAAAAAAATAAGATTGATGGCAAGTGAACAAGCTGTTCCTATGATAAATAAATCTGAATTTAGTGAAGTTAAAATTAACATTCCACTGTTAAAATCAGAACAAACAAAAATTGCTACTATCCTATCCGATATGGATACCGAAATAGAAAGTTTAGAAAAGCAATTATCAAAATACAAACAAGTAAAACAGGGGCTTATGCAAAACTTGTTAACTGGTAAAATAAGATTGGTATGA
- a CDS encoding M48 family metallopeptidase translates to MPKIELGNIRIDVEKKDIKNIHLSVYPPHGKVKIAAPERMEMDTIRVFAINKLKWIKKQQEVFKNQERETRREFVDRESHYFQGKRYLLTVIEQDAKPKVVVKHSEIELYIRPNTSTKKRKEIIDEWYREEMKKVIPTMLEKWEKKIGVKTNDFGVKIMRTKWGTCNIEAKRIWLNLELAKKPLDCLEYIVVHELIHLLERSHNAVFVKYMNEFMPKWRFHRDELNKLPFRHTDWKY, encoded by the coding sequence ATGCCAAAAATTGAATTAGGAAATATTAGAATTGACGTAGAAAAAAAGGATATTAAAAATATTCATTTAAGCGTATATCCTCCACACGGTAAGGTGAAAATTGCAGCACCTGAACGTATGGAAATGGATACTATTCGTGTGTTTGCTATCAATAAATTAAAATGGATTAAAAAACAGCAAGAAGTATTTAAAAATCAAGAAAGAGAAACAAGAAGAGAGTTTGTTGATAGAGAAAGTCATTATTTTCAAGGAAAAAGATACTTGCTTACAGTAATAGAACAAGACGCAAAGCCCAAAGTAGTCGTAAAGCATAGCGAAATTGAATTATACATTAGACCTAATACTTCTACCAAAAAAAGAAAAGAAATAATAGACGAATGGTATCGTGAAGAAATGAAAAAGGTAATCCCAACTATGTTAGAAAAATGGGAAAAGAAAATTGGCGTGAAAACGAATGACTTTGGAGTTAAAATAATGCGTACCAAATGGGGAACTTGTAATATAGAAGCAAAACGAATTTGGTTAAATCTTGAATTAGCAAAAAAACCTCTTGACTGTTTAGAATATATAGTTGTTCACGAATTGATACATTTATTAGAAAGAAGCCATAATGCAGTCTTTGTAAAGTATATGAATGAATTTATGCCGAAATGGAGATTTCATAGAGACGAATTGAATAAATTACCGTTTAGACATACAGACTGGAAGTACTGA
- a CDS encoding type II toxin-antitoxin system RelE/ParE family toxin: MEKVREVIQYKNYFEEFLLKQPKKVQDKIFKVIEIIETYERVPSTYLKAIVGTKGLYEARIKLGSNIWRVFCFFDKGKLVILLNGFGKKTQKTPKKEIDKAVGLMNLYYEDKKR; the protein is encoded by the coding sequence ATGGAGAAAGTTAGGGAGGTAATCCAGTACAAAAACTATTTCGAAGAATTCTTACTCAAACAGCCGAAAAAGGTTCAGGACAAGATATTCAAGGTCATCGAAATAATCGAAACGTATGAAAGAGTTCCCTCGACTTATCTTAAAGCAATTGTTGGAACAAAAGGACTTTATGAAGCTCGTATAAAATTGGGCTCAAACATTTGGAGAGTATTCTGCTTTTTCGACAAGGGTAAACTCGTAATCCTGTTGAATGGATTTGGCAAGAAAACGCAAAAGACTCCGAAAAAAGAAATCGACAAAGCAGTCGGACTAATGAATTTGTACTATGAAGACAAAAAAAGATAA